A region from the Candidatus Binatia bacterium genome encodes:
- a CDS encoding Rieske 2Fe-2S domain-containing protein, translating to MSCDASGSGPSGVPILRAGELAPGRSKKFVLSCGGREIECFVVNWQGQLRAYVNRCRHIPMTMDWVENQFFDEAGEFLVCPTHGALYEPDRGECVFGPACGKALYAVPLVEQGDEVLALCPDPIPD from the coding sequence GTGAGCTGCGACGCGAGCGGATCCGGGCCATCCGGCGTCCCCATCCTGCGCGCCGGCGAGCTCGCGCCCGGCCGCTCGAAGAAGTTCGTCCTGAGCTGCGGCGGGCGCGAGATCGAGTGCTTCGTGGTCAACTGGCAGGGGCAGCTGCGGGCGTACGTGAACCGCTGCCGCCACATCCCGATGACCATGGACTGGGTCGAGAACCAGTTCTTCGACGAGGCGGGCGAGTTCCTGGTCTGCCCGACCCACGGCGCGCTCTACGAGCCGGACCGCGGCGAGTGCGTCTTCGGTCCCGCCTGCGGCAAGGCGCTGTATGCGGTGCCGCTCGTCGAGCAGGGCGACGAGGTTCTGGCGCTCTGCCCGGACCCGATCCCCGACTGA
- a CDS encoding MBL fold metallo-hydrolase — MRSLICLGTSDAFGSAGRHCAGYLLDTGQGRILIDAGPGLLTALKAQGRDTASIDAVVLSHLHGDHFAGVPFLLLEYTYETPRTRPLIVVGPPDTERRVFEAYYALYSEAREHELPFEVRFVEVGDGDATEVADARLESFRVPHQEKQVSLGHRFRFGGKTVVYSGDTAWTPDLLRQSSGADLFLCECSTFDTKVPKHVRYVEIEENRSRFECDRLVLTHLGREVRARSSEIAEELANDGLEIPL, encoded by the coding sequence ATGCGTTCCCTCATCTGCCTCGGCACCAGCGATGCCTTCGGCTCGGCGGGTCGCCACTGCGCGGGCTACCTGCTCGACACCGGCCAAGGCCGCATCTTGATTGACGCCGGCCCCGGTCTGCTGACGGCGCTCAAGGCGCAAGGGCGCGACACGGCGAGCATCGACGCCGTCGTCCTGAGCCACCTGCACGGCGACCACTTCGCGGGCGTGCCGTTCCTGCTGCTCGAGTACACCTACGAGACGCCGCGCACGCGGCCGCTGATCGTCGTCGGTCCGCCCGACACCGAGCGGCGCGTCTTCGAGGCGTACTACGCGCTCTACTCCGAGGCGCGGGAGCACGAGCTTCCCTTCGAGGTTCGCTTCGTCGAGGTCGGCGACGGCGACGCGACCGAAGTCGCCGACGCGCGCCTCGAGAGCTTCCGCGTGCCGCACCAGGAGAAGCAGGTGTCGCTCGGTCACCGTTTCCGCTTCGGCGGCAAGACGGTGGTCTACTCCGGCGACACCGCGTGGACCCCCGACCTGCTCCGCCAGTCGAGCGGCGCGGACCTCTTCCTCTGCGAGTGCTCGACGTTCGACACCAAGGTCCCGAAACACGTCCGCTACGTCGAGATCGAGGAGAACCGCTCGCGCTTCGAGTGCGACCGTTTGGTCTTGACGCATCTCGGGCGCGAGGTCCGCGCGCGCAGCAGCGAGATCGCGGAAGAGCTCGCCAACGACGGCCTCGAGATCCCGCTCTAG
- a CDS encoding VWA domain-containing protein codes for MRERLLSFVTRLRAVGIRVSIAETLDAMAAVEAVGVEREVLREALAAALVKDENDRAAFDAAFDEHFPLLPLPASGGRSRKRGRRGAAGDDGHAGAPSGGSGGGGGGAPRASEERERRDDARPTRAPAVAQTASQAASRALSSPHEPRVGVRAGEAPRAKAESARPRAERPADSRHAALPARHGPVHDRPGAPPPPPAPLRQRPFADLDPDELDRARAVARELGRRFAARTSRRERRERRGHVDIRRTIRHAVARGGALIDLQRRGRRPGKPNLVVLCDVSGSVARASDLLLTILAGAESAFARVTRFAFVDRLVPIDFEDGHVRPEGELDYHAYSDHGAALADLEAQAERILDRRTVLLVLGDARNNRRPARADVLRRLARRVRAVVWAVPEPRERWNTGDSALAAYAESADLVLEATSLTGLLAALREAARR; via the coding sequence GTGCGCGAGCGTCTGCTGAGCTTCGTCACGCGGCTGCGCGCGGTCGGGATCCGCGTCTCGATCGCGGAGACGCTCGACGCGATGGCGGCGGTGGAGGCCGTCGGCGTCGAGCGCGAGGTGCTGCGCGAAGCGCTCGCCGCAGCTCTCGTGAAGGACGAGAACGACCGCGCGGCCTTCGACGCCGCGTTCGACGAGCACTTCCCGCTGCTGCCGTTGCCGGCGTCGGGCGGACGCAGCCGCAAGCGCGGGCGTCGGGGTGCTGCGGGCGACGACGGCCACGCGGGCGCGCCGTCCGGAGGCTCGGGGGGCGGAGGCGGCGGCGCGCCGCGCGCGAGCGAAGAGCGGGAGAGGCGAGACGACGCGCGCCCGACGCGCGCGCCGGCGGTCGCGCAGACCGCGTCCCAGGCGGCGTCCCGCGCGCTCTCGTCGCCGCACGAGCCGCGCGTCGGCGTGCGCGCCGGCGAAGCGCCGCGCGCGAAGGCCGAGAGCGCGCGTCCGCGCGCCGAGCGTCCGGCCGATTCGCGCCACGCCGCGCTGCCGGCGCGCCACGGACCGGTGCACGACCGACCCGGCGCTCCTCCTCCTCCGCCCGCGCCGCTCCGCCAGCGTCCCTTCGCCGACCTCGACCCGGACGAGCTCGACCGCGCGCGCGCCGTCGCCCGCGAGCTCGGACGGCGCTTCGCGGCGCGCACGTCACGGCGCGAGCGCCGCGAGCGCCGCGGCCACGTCGACATCCGACGCACGATCCGCCATGCGGTCGCGCGCGGCGGCGCGCTGATCGACCTGCAGCGCCGCGGACGGCGTCCCGGCAAGCCGAACCTGGTCGTGCTGTGCGACGTCTCGGGCTCGGTCGCGCGCGCGAGCGATCTGCTGCTGACGATCCTCGCCGGCGCCGAGAGCGCGTTCGCGCGCGTCACGCGCTTCGCGTTCGTCGACCGCCTGGTGCCGATCGACTTCGAGGACGGCCACGTCCGCCCCGAGGGCGAGCTCGACTACCACGCGTACTCCGACCACGGCGCGGCGCTCGCCGACCTCGAGGCGCAGGCCGAGCGCATCCTCGACCGGCGCACGGTGCTGCTCGTGCTCGGCGACGCGCGCAACAACCGACGCCCGGCGCGCGCCGACGTCCTGCGGCGGCTCGCGCGCCGCGTCCGCGCCGTCGTCTGGGCTGTGCCCGAGCCGCGCGAGCGCTGGAACACCGGCGACAGCGCGCTCGCGGCCTACGCGGAGTCGGCGGATCTGGTGCTCGAGGCGACCTCGCTCACCGGGCTGCTGGCCGCGCTGCGCGAGGCGGCGCGTCGCTGA
- a CDS encoding 3-oxoacyl-[acyl-carrier-protein] synthase III C-terminal domain-containing protein — MVGITSFGAYVPYLRLPLAAIHGGKRTEGGPEKAVANWDEDALTLAVAAGIDCLAGIDRSTVDGVLFASTSYAFKEKQGAALVAKALDLRRDVLTADIGDSLRAGTNALRAALDTVKAGSAKRVLVVIGDTRMASPRSPAEANLGDAGVAFLVGDTDVAAACTASHTVADEIIDVWRTEGDPFVHAWEERFIVDHGYRANVKEVVAGLLAKTKLEPKDFTRVALYGPDKRSHATLVRELRLEATQVQDPLFGQVGNCGAAFAPLLLAAALEVAKPGDRLLVVGYGDGADALVFEVAQPVEKRRDRRGVRWHLERRAELPSYDMYLRFRQLLVTENDRRAGAGLSATKHFRDRDYEISLRAQKCRKCGQVQYPHQRVCFTCYTKDEFDHVRLSDQIGTLKSYTFDNFAGSPNPPLVATVTDVLGARLYIQMTDVNPKEVKLDLPVELTFRKIHEAGGTPNYFWKCTPARR; from the coding sequence ATGGTCGGCATCACCTCGTTCGGCGCGTACGTTCCCTATCTTCGCCTGCCGCTGGCGGCGATCCACGGCGGCAAGCGGACCGAGGGCGGGCCGGAGAAGGCGGTCGCCAACTGGGACGAGGACGCGCTCACGCTGGCTGTAGCGGCCGGTATAGACTGCCTCGCCGGCATCGACCGCTCGACCGTCGACGGGGTGCTGTTCGCGTCGACCTCCTACGCCTTCAAGGAGAAGCAGGGGGCGGCGCTGGTCGCGAAGGCGCTCGACCTGCGGCGCGACGTGCTCACCGCCGACATCGGCGACTCGCTGCGCGCCGGCACGAACGCGCTGCGCGCGGCGCTCGACACCGTCAAGGCCGGATCGGCGAAGCGCGTGCTGGTGGTGATCGGCGACACGCGCATGGCGTCGCCGCGCTCACCGGCCGAGGCGAACCTCGGCGACGCCGGCGTCGCGTTCCTGGTCGGCGACACCGACGTCGCGGCCGCCTGCACCGCGAGCCACACGGTGGCCGACGAGATCATCGACGTCTGGCGAACCGAGGGCGACCCGTTCGTGCACGCCTGGGAGGAGCGCTTCATCGTCGACCACGGCTACCGCGCGAACGTCAAGGAAGTGGTCGCGGGGCTGCTCGCGAAGACCAAGCTCGAGCCGAAGGACTTCACGCGCGTCGCGCTGTACGGACCCGACAAGCGCAGCCACGCGACGCTCGTGCGCGAGCTGCGTCTCGAGGCGACGCAGGTGCAGGACCCGCTCTTCGGACAGGTCGGCAACTGCGGCGCGGCCTTCGCGCCGCTGCTGCTCGCTGCCGCGCTCGAGGTCGCGAAGCCCGGTGATCGTCTGCTCGTCGTCGGCTACGGCGACGGCGCCGACGCGCTGGTCTTCGAGGTCGCGCAGCCGGTCGAGAAGCGACGCGACCGGCGCGGCGTGCGCTGGCACCTCGAGCGGCGCGCCGAGCTGCCGAGCTACGACATGTACCTGCGCTTCCGCCAGCTGCTCGTCACCGAGAACGATCGCCGCGCCGGCGCGGGTCTATCGGCGACCAAGCACTTCCGCGACCGCGACTACGAGATCAGCCTGCGCGCGCAGAAGTGCCGCAAGTGCGGCCAGGTGCAGTACCCGCACCAGCGCGTCTGCTTCACCTGCTACACCAAGGACGAGTTCGACCACGTCCGGCTCTCGGACCAGATCGGCACGCTCAAGTCGTACACCTTCGACAACTTCGCCGGCAGCCCGAACCCGCCGCTGGTCGCGACGGTGACCGACGTGCTGGGCGCGCGGCTCTACATCCAGATGACCGACGTGAACCCGAAGGAGGTCAAGCTCGACCTCCCCGTCGAGCTTACCTTCCGCAAGATCCACGAGGCGGGCGGCACTCCGAACTACTTCTGGAAGTGCACGCCGGCGCGACGCTGA
- a CDS encoding GDSL-type esterase/lipase family protein, producing MAARRVRNIVLPLLVFAAVLGAVELAVRATLPHYSSRDFFLTLFGDPPDRTPRNQQPLFEGDPVLFWRLRPNVDRTIWDFTVVSTNEQGLRHPERIERKRPGTFRIVCLGDSVTFGYRIPLVFPDAPEQYDRDDAPYPRRLERLLRAEDPARDVEVIALAVPGYSTHQGLLLLERWIDALEPDLVIICFGFNDVSLKPSPDHVVMSRGFLPTVLRAVVSSSQALLHLWSWWANGPGAPPPGPPPRLQPRVPLERYVENIGAMVALAREHGAQVLVVGPVYRDPQTNPPEGRRMRLYRDTLRATMEASGVPYLEIAELTEAAHLGNALLFGEHIHPSSLGHQLMAERILAALRRAGLLDAPSSSAPSAAAERSSSGSALLQDVDHAHAAAAHHVAEPRARIFHLTLARLAA from the coding sequence ATGGCAGCGCGGCGCGTCCGCAACATCGTCCTCCCGCTCCTCGTGTTCGCGGCCGTGCTCGGCGCCGTCGAGCTCGCCGTGCGCGCGACGCTGCCGCACTACTCGAGCCGCGACTTCTTCTTGACGCTGTTCGGAGATCCGCCGGACAGGACACCGCGCAACCAGCAACCGCTCTTCGAGGGCGACCCGGTCCTGTTTTGGCGGCTGCGCCCCAACGTCGACCGCACGATCTGGGACTTCACGGTCGTGTCGACCAACGAGCAGGGCCTGCGCCATCCGGAGCGCATCGAGCGCAAGCGGCCGGGGACGTTCCGCATCGTCTGCCTCGGCGACTCGGTGACCTTCGGCTACCGCATCCCGCTGGTCTTCCCGGACGCGCCCGAGCAGTACGACCGCGACGACGCGCCGTACCCGCGTCGCCTCGAGCGCCTGCTGCGCGCCGAGGATCCCGCGCGCGACGTCGAGGTGATCGCGCTCGCCGTGCCGGGCTACAGCACGCACCAGGGGCTCTTGCTGCTCGAGCGCTGGATCGACGCGCTCGAGCCCGACCTGGTCATCATCTGCTTCGGCTTCAACGACGTGTCGCTGAAGCCGAGCCCGGACCACGTCGTGATGTCGCGCGGCTTCCTCCCGACGGTGCTGCGCGCCGTCGTGAGCTCGAGCCAGGCGTTGCTCCACCTCTGGTCGTGGTGGGCGAACGGTCCGGGCGCGCCCCCTCCTGGCCCGCCGCCGCGGCTACAGCCGCGCGTGCCGCTCGAGCGCTACGTCGAGAACATCGGCGCGATGGTCGCGCTCGCGCGCGAGCACGGCGCGCAGGTGCTCGTGGTCGGCCCGGTCTACCGTGATCCGCAGACCAACCCGCCCGAGGGCCGGCGGATGCGCCTCTATCGCGACACGCTGCGCGCGACGATGGAGGCGAGCGGCGTGCCGTACCTCGAGATCGCGGAGCTCACCGAGGCCGCGCATCTGGGGAATGCCCTGCTCTTCGGCGAGCACATCCACCCGAGCAGCCTCGGCCATCAGCTCATGGCCGAGCGGATCCTCGCAGCGCTGCGCCGCGCGGGGCTGCTCGACGCGCCGTCGTCCAGCGCGCCGAGCGCCGCCGCCGAGCGGAGCTCTTCCGGCTCAGCCCTTCTGCAGGATGTGGATCACGCACACGCTGCCGCCGCCCATCATGTGGCAGAGCCCCGTGCGCGCATTTTCCACTTGACGCTTGCCCGCCTCGCCGCGTAG
- a CDS encoding thiolase family protein, translating to MSNTREVAILGVGMHRFGMWPDSSNAEMGRIAGLAALKDAGLTFKDVDAAFVGQIFAPVMTGVRVMKEFGLTGLPVQRLDNASATGSACLYEAVAAVAHGRYDVVMVLGFDKMTSMVQDTTAGTDPANLEDAILPAAFFAMWATRRMHERGTKPEHLAKIAAKNWNNGALNPMSQRQPDKPVSVEKVLASRMVAWPMTTMMSCPIGDGAACAIVGPADLARKLNPGRPVVKVVASALQSERYERGHLFMGPVVGPARMTVDTSKACYEQAGLGPKDLDLVQVHDAFAIEELEYYELLGVCAPGEAEACIERGDFELGGRVPFSTDGGLIARGHPGGPTGLAQIWETTLQLRGEAGKRQVENARTGLCHMMGGGSVCVIHILQKG from the coding sequence ATGAGCAACACGAGAGAGGTCGCGATCCTCGGCGTCGGCATGCATCGCTTCGGCATGTGGCCCGACTCGAGCAACGCCGAGATGGGCCGCATCGCGGGGCTCGCCGCGCTGAAGGACGCAGGGCTCACGTTCAAGGACGTCGACGCCGCCTTCGTCGGCCAGATCTTCGCGCCGGTGATGACCGGCGTGCGCGTGATGAAGGAGTTCGGCCTCACCGGCTTGCCGGTGCAGCGGCTCGACAACGCTTCGGCGACCGGTTCGGCGTGCCTCTACGAGGCGGTCGCCGCGGTCGCGCACGGCCGCTACGACGTCGTGATGGTGCTCGGCTTCGACAAGATGACGAGCATGGTCCAGGACACGACGGCCGGCACCGATCCGGCGAATCTCGAGGACGCGATCCTGCCGGCCGCGTTCTTCGCGATGTGGGCGACGCGCCGCATGCACGAGCGCGGCACCAAGCCCGAGCACCTCGCCAAGATCGCCGCCAAGAACTGGAACAACGGCGCGCTCAACCCGATGAGCCAGCGCCAGCCCGACAAGCCGGTGAGCGTCGAGAAGGTGCTCGCGTCGCGCATGGTCGCCTGGCCGATGACGACGATGATGTCGTGCCCGATCGGCGACGGCGCGGCGTGCGCGATCGTCGGACCGGCCGACCTCGCACGCAAGCTCAACCCGGGACGCCCGGTGGTGAAGGTCGTCGCGTCGGCGCTGCAGAGCGAGCGCTACGAGCGCGGCCACCTGTTCATGGGCCCGGTCGTCGGACCAGCGCGCATGACCGTCGACACCTCGAAGGCCTGCTACGAGCAGGCCGGGCTCGGACCGAAGGACCTCGACCTCGTGCAGGTGCACGACGCCTTCGCGATCGAGGAGCTCGAGTACTACGAGCTGCTCGGCGTCTGCGCGCCCGGCGAGGCCGAGGCGTGCATCGAGCGCGGCGACTTCGAGCTCGGCGGTCGCGTGCCGTTCTCGACCGACGGCGGTCTGATCGCGCGCGGCCACCCCGGCGGTCCGACCGGGCTCGCGCAGATCTGGGAGACCACGCTGCAGCTACGCGGCGAGGCGGGCAAGCGTCAAGTGGAAAATGCGCGCACGGGGCTCTGCCACATGATGGGCGGCGGCAGCGTGTGCGTGATCCACATCCTGCAGAAGGGCTGA
- a CDS encoding thrombospondin type 3 repeat-containing protein, whose translation MLETADAVVLATVSDLRSVESYDGSQIATEVTLRVHEGYKGARAGDRLVLREFGGAVGDSRQWIFGSPEYSVGETVLVYLKVDETGVLRTHHLGLGKVSARVANNGRIWLSRVSPKGRGRRIESLNRFLRRVPPTLRNAEPVVANAPQLVGRAQATTQFRLMQPASRWFDFPVRVFGDLVGDAYIGTSGSRQSVIEAAAAWSGLPGSTMNLKYDGERQGTGFQCVPGALTISFNDPRNEIDDPKSCSGVLAVGGFCASGSIRPGTPYQTITSGSVVFNNGWNNCGFWSKTDFRNFKEVLTHELGHALGLAHSADTHTSSSFVSDATMYWMAHFDGRGAGLRDYDHGAIAYLYDSGDTSSAPQPTPKPTATPKPTATPKPTPTPKPAGPTPTPKADPLDSDGDGVPNASDNCPNVANPGQVDRDGDGIGDACDACADLPNQRPDQACTLLSGKANITASTRSDDAQIVFEGNFGGLVDTRTVPTIRFEFAISSDQIHAFDVPAGALRPNRNGTTASYNSRNLAVSLRRAQKGGMLVNLRAIAPEVKNLIGNALAVRVVLPNTSAAMIVPCATRTTGSRSLTQCQASQKRNTGSGTSGSGSNGSGTSGSGSSGSSGGSSGTPKPPASRGFPRGIAR comes from the coding sequence ATGCTCGAGACCGCGGACGCGGTCGTGCTCGCCACGGTGAGCGATCTGCGCAGCGTCGAATCGTACGACGGCTCGCAGATCGCGACCGAAGTCACGCTGCGCGTACACGAGGGGTACAAGGGCGCGCGCGCGGGTGACCGCTTGGTGCTGCGCGAGTTCGGCGGCGCCGTCGGTGATTCGCGCCAGTGGATCTTCGGCTCGCCCGAGTACAGCGTCGGCGAGACCGTGCTCGTGTACTTGAAGGTCGACGAGACCGGCGTGCTGCGCACGCATCACCTCGGACTCGGCAAGGTGAGCGCGCGCGTCGCGAACAACGGCCGCATCTGGCTGTCGCGCGTGAGCCCGAAGGGGCGCGGGCGGCGCATCGAGTCGCTCAATCGTTTCCTGCGTCGCGTTCCGCCGACGCTGCGCAACGCCGAGCCGGTGGTCGCGAACGCGCCGCAGCTCGTCGGCCGCGCGCAGGCGACCACGCAGTTCCGCCTGATGCAGCCGGCGTCGCGCTGGTTCGATTTCCCCGTGCGCGTCTTTGGCGACCTGGTGGGGGACGCGTACATCGGCACGTCGGGCAGCCGTCAATCCGTCATCGAGGCAGCGGCCGCATGGAGCGGGCTCCCTGGCTCGACGATGAATCTTAAGTATGACGGTGAGCGTCAGGGCACCGGCTTCCAGTGCGTGCCGGGCGCGCTCACGATCTCCTTCAACGACCCGCGCAACGAGATCGACGATCCGAAGAGCTGCAGCGGCGTTCTCGCCGTCGGCGGCTTCTGCGCGAGCGGCAGCATCCGTCCGGGCACGCCGTACCAGACGATCACGTCGGGCTCGGTCGTGTTCAACAACGGCTGGAACAACTGCGGCTTCTGGAGCAAGACCGACTTCCGCAACTTCAAGGAGGTGCTGACGCACGAGCTCGGCCACGCGCTCGGTCTCGCGCACTCGGCGGACACGCACACCAGCAGCTCCTTCGTGAGCGACGCCACCATGTACTGGATGGCGCACTTCGACGGCCGCGGCGCGGGTCTGCGCGACTACGACCACGGCGCGATCGCGTACCTCTACGACTCGGGCGACACGAGCTCGGCTCCGCAGCCGACTCCGAAGCCGACCGCGACTCCGAAGCCGACGGCGACGCCCAAGCCGACGCCGACTCCGAAGCCGGCTGGGCCGACGCCGACTCCGAAGGCCGATCCGCTCGACAGCGACGGCGACGGCGTGCCGAACGCGAGCGACAACTGCCCGAACGTCGCGAACCCCGGTCAGGTGGACCGTGACGGCGACGGCATCGGCGACGCGTGCGACGCGTGCGCCGACCTGCCGAACCAGCGTCCCGACCAGGCCTGCACGCTGCTCTCGGGCAAGGCGAACATCACCGCCTCGACCCGCTCGGACGACGCGCAGATCGTCTTCGAGGGCAACTTCGGCGGTCTGGTCGACACGCGCACCGTGCCGACGATCCGCTTCGAGTTCGCGATCAGCAGCGACCAGATCCACGCCTTCGACGTCCCGGCGGGGGCGCTGCGTCCGAACCGCAACGGCACCACGGCGAGCTACAACTCGCGCAACCTCGCGGTGAGCCTGCGCCGCGCCCAGAAGGGCGGGATGCTCGTCAACCTGCGCGCGATCGCGCCGGAGGTGAAGAACCTCATCGGCAACGCGCTGGCGGTGCGGGTCGTCCTGCCGAACACGAGCGCCGCGATGATCGTGCCGTGCGCGACGCGCACGACCGGCTCGCGTAGCTTGACGCAGTGCCAGGCGAGCCAGAAGCGCAACACCGGCTCGGGCACGAGCGGCTCCGGATCGAATGGCTCCGGCACGAGCGGCTCGGGTTCGAGTGGCTCGAGCGGCGGCTCGAGCGGCACGCCGAAGCCGCCCGCGTCGCGCGGCTTCCCGCGCGGGATCGCCCGCTGA
- a CDS encoding OB-fold domain-containing protein → MAATSRRPLKQGYFTVPDDPAEPPRLLGTRCDACGEHFFPRRAVCAKCMSENTSEVLLGPNGTLYSYTFVHFPLFGSTKMEHVGYGVGQVDLPEGPRVQVPLAGKQEDYKIGMPLVAELEPIREEGTTEVVILRFRPTSVAGGAA, encoded by the coding sequence GTGGCAGCGACCTCGAGGCGCCCGCTGAAGCAGGGCTATTTCACCGTACCCGACGATCCCGCCGAGCCGCCGCGGCTGCTCGGCACGCGCTGCGACGCGTGCGGCGAGCACTTCTTCCCGCGCCGCGCGGTGTGCGCGAAGTGCATGTCCGAGAACACGAGCGAGGTGCTGCTCGGTCCGAACGGCACGCTCTACAGCTACACCTTCGTGCACTTCCCGCTGTTCGGCTCGACCAAGATGGAGCACGTCGGCTACGGCGTCGGACAGGTCGACCTGCCGGAAGGGCCGCGCGTGCAGGTGCCGCTCGCCGGCAAGCAGGAGGACTACAAGATCGGCATGCCGCTCGTCGCCGAGCTCGAGCCGATCCGGGAGGAGGGCACGACCGAGGTGGTGATCCTGCGCTTCCGCCCGACCAGCGTCGCCGGAGGTGCGGCATGA
- a CDS encoding acetyl-CoA acetyltransferase, producing MNPQAIRDKVAIVGMGCCKFGENWDKDPQDMIVEAAYEAYADAGLEDPHKQIEAVFCGAQYPSKGTAEVADALKMYDRPVSMVVNYCATGTDAFRYGVLAIASGMYDTVLVVGFDKPKDRGVSGPSVAVTGVRGLPATPAGWFSHVAARYFQTYGAGREDLAKIAVKNHHNGTLAPKSMLKREITVEDALNARMISWPFGLYDCAAQSDGAAAAILTRRELAKSFRDDYVLVRGIGIALAPDPKEDPSFDFLRWKPTEMAARQVYEQAGITNPRKEIHVAQVHDCFTLTELLAYEDLGFCEKGSAKEHIASGTFELSGELPVNTDGGLKTFGHPTGATGVRMIYENYKQLQGKAEKRQVKNATVALSHNIGGAPQACGICIVAMP from the coding sequence ATGAACCCACAGGCAATCCGCGACAAGGTCGCCATCGTCGGGATGGGCTGCTGCAAGTTCGGCGAGAACTGGGACAAGGATCCCCAGGACATGATCGTCGAGGCGGCGTACGAGGCCTACGCCGACGCCGGGCTCGAGGATCCGCACAAGCAGATCGAGGCCGTGTTCTGCGGCGCGCAGTACCCGTCGAAGGGGACGGCCGAGGTCGCCGACGCGCTCAAGATGTACGACCGTCCGGTGAGCATGGTCGTCAACTACTGCGCGACCGGCACCGACGCCTTCCGCTACGGCGTGCTCGCGATCGCGAGCGGCATGTACGACACCGTGCTCGTCGTCGGCTTCGACAAGCCGAAGGACCGCGGCGTCTCGGGGCCGAGCGTCGCCGTGACCGGCGTGCGCGGCCTGCCGGCGACGCCCGCCGGCTGGTTCAGCCACGTCGCGGCGCGCTACTTCCAGACCTACGGCGCCGGCCGCGAAGACCTCGCGAAGATCGCCGTCAAGAACCACCACAACGGCACGCTCGCGCCGAAGTCGATGCTCAAGCGCGAGATCACGGTCGAGGACGCGCTCAACGCGCGCATGATCTCGTGGCCGTTCGGGCTCTACGACTGCGCCGCGCAGTCCGACGGCGCCGCCGCCGCGATCCTCACGCGCCGCGAGCTCGCGAAGAGCTTCCGCGACGACTACGTGCTCGTGCGCGGCATCGGCATCGCGCTCGCCCCGGATCCGAAGGAGGATCCGAGCTTCGACTTCCTGCGCTGGAAGCCGACCGAGATGGCGGCGCGCCAGGTCTACGAGCAGGCCGGCATCACCAACCCGCGCAAGGAGATCCACGTCGCGCAGGTGCACGACTGCTTCACGCTGACCGAGCTCCTCGCCTACGAGGACCTGGGATTCTGCGAGAAGGGCTCGGCGAAGGAGCACATCGCGTCGGGGACCTTCGAGCTCAGCGGCGAGCTACCGGTCAACACCGACGGCGGGCTCAAGACCTTCGGCCACCCGACCGGCGCGACCGGCGTGCGCATGATCTACGAGAACTACAAGCAGCTGCAGGGCAAGGCCGAGAAGCGCCAGGTGAAGAACGCGACCGTCGCGCTGTCGCACAACATCGGCGGCGCGCCGCAGGCCTGCGGCATCTGCATCGTCGCGATGCCGTGA